One window of Phocoena phocoena chromosome 13, mPhoPho1.1, whole genome shotgun sequence genomic DNA carries:
- the LOC136132635 gene encoding disintegrin and metalloproteinase domain-containing protein 1a-like — protein sequence MAASVTHSASILPSLRKNQVALKEGKIKFQTWAQQKRDLRLGPVPGSSCFSLRIVLLLVISLPSLYCDLGSVYYSSYETVTPKSLTVEGREDQVEKLSYVLFMQGQKQLIHLKVKRDYFVNNFPVFSYHNGILGQEMPFISHDCHYEGYIEGVPGSFVSVNTCSGLRGVLIKEAKSYGIEPIHSSKRFEHVLYTMAHEALVSCSVTSNDSQVAFTSRQQESSKPRSQQVPSYLWSHTKYVEMFVVVDNLRFQMWGSDVNETVQRVMDIIALANSFTRGINTEVVLAGMEIWTEGDLIQVPVDLQVALRHFNSWRQERLFHRVKHDVAHMIVGHHPKGDTGQAFLSGACSSGFAAAVESFHHEDVLLFAALMVHELGHNLGIPHDHSACVCKDKPFGLMRENITKESGFSNCSSDFFYQFLWEHKGACLFNKPGPKGRVRRDSRCGNGVVEEGEQCDCGSDCDNHPCCDQTCRLKENAECGDGLCCVKCQLKYKGFMCRPALGECDLPEYCDGSSGECPIDSYKIDGTVCDRIHYCAGGRCKNPDNQCMDIYGFSARSAPENCYISMNRRGDRFGNCGITNSPRLRYLKCVDDNIFCGKLICTNVRQVPQIKPNHTLIQVAHEDDWCWSMDAYNTTDIPDDGDVHTGTLCAPNKVCVNYSCTDYAVLKYDCKPAEMCNGKGVCNNFRHCHCEAGYAPPDCRDPGDGGSVDSGPPGKPTEIQSVGLGGGSFHRSIQFRNVGKLIFILPSFLLILLLVLIFYITLRAVNESVETLGHTLEESSEETTSEGFLTKFLPVGLQEEESEEKDQEEEAPPPEEAPLPLLEAPPPLEAMLLPPEAPPTGEPAP from the coding sequence ATGGCAGCGTCTGTGACACACTCTGCCTCTATACTGCCTTCTCTACGGAAAAACCAAGTGGCCCTGAAGGAGGGTAAGATAAAGTTTCAGACTTGGGCTCAGCAGAAGAGGGATTTGAGGCTGGGGCCAGTGCCAGGATCTTCATGTTTCAGTTTGAGGATTGTGTTGCTGTTGGTGATTTCTCTGCCAAGCTTGTACTGTGACCTGGGATCAGTATATTACTCTTCCTATGAAACAGTCACCCCCAAGAGTCTGAcagtggaaggaagggaagaccAAGTGGAAAAGCTCTCCTATGTGCTATTTATGCAGGGCCAGAAACAGCTGATTCACCTGAAGGTGAAGAGAGACTATTTTGTGAATAACTTTCCAGTCTTCAGCTACCACAATGGCATCCTGGGGCAAGAAATGCCTTTCATCTCACATGACTGTCATTATGAAGGCTACATAGAAGGAGTCCCAGGTTCTTTTGTTTCTGTCAACACCTGTTCAGGCCTCAGAGGCGTCCTGATTAAGGAGGCAAAATCCTATGGCATTGAGCCCATTCACTCTTCAAAACGGTTTGAACATGTGTTGTACACCATGGCCCATGAAGCTCTAGTCTCTTGTAGTGTCACTTCCAATGACAGCCAAGTGGCATTCACCAGCCGGCAACAGGAGAGCAGCAAGCCTCGCAGTCAGCAGGTGCCATCCTACTTGTGGTCACATACCAAATATGTGGAGATGTTTGTCGTGGTCGACAACCTGCGGTTCCAAATGTGGGGCAGTGACGTCAATGAGACAGTCCAGAGAGTAATGGACATCATTGCTCTGGCCAACAGCTTCACTAGGGGAATAAACACAGAGGTGGTGCTGGCTGGAATGGAGATCTGGACCGAGGGGGACCTCATACAGGTCCCAGTGGACCTGCAAGTTGCACTCAGGCATTTCAATAGCTGGAGACAAGAGAGGCTCTTCCATCGCGTGAAGCATGATGTTGCCCACATGATCGTTGGACACCATCCTAAAGGGGATACAGGGCAGGCATTTCTCAGCGGTGCCTGTTCAAGTGGTTTTGCAGCAGCCGTTGAATCCTTCCACCATGAGGATGTCCTCCTGTTTGCAGCGCTCATGGTCCATGAGCTTGGGCACAACTTGGGTATTCCGCATGACCATTCGGCCTGCGTTTGTAAAGATAAACCCTTTGGCCTCATGCGTGAAAATATCACTAAAGAAAGTGGCTTCAGCAACTGCAGCTCTGACTTTTTCTACCAGTTCCTCTGGGAACACAAAGGGGCCTGCCTATTTAACAAGCCTGGGCCCAAAGGCCGCGTACGGAGGGATTCCCGCTGTGGAAATGGTGTTGTAGAAGAGGGGGAGCAGTGTGACTGTGGTTCTGACTGTGACAATCACCCATGCTGTGACCAAACATGTAGGCTGAAGGAGAATGCAGAGTGTGGTGATGGACTCTGCTGCGTTAAATGCCAACTGAAATATAAGGGATTCATGTGCCGTCCTGCCTTGGGGGAGTGTGACCTCCCAGAGTATTGTGATGGTTCCTCTGGAGAATGCCCCATAGACAGCTATAAGATAGATGGTACAGTGTGTGACAGAATTCACTATTGCGCTGGAGGTCGCTGTAAGAACCCTGATAATCAGTGCATGGATATATATGGGTTCTCTGCAAGGTCTGCCCCAGAAAACTGTTACATTTCAATGAACAGAAGAGGGGACCGGTTTGGAAACTGTGGTATTACCAACTCACCTAGGTTAAGATATTTGAAGTGTGTAGATGATAATATATTTTGTGGGAAACTTATATGTACAAATGTTAGACAGGTACCACAAATCAAACCAAATCATACACTGATCCAGGTCGCTCATGAAGATGACTGGTGCTGGAGCATGGATGCCTATAACACTACTGATATCCCTGATGATGGAGATGTACACACTGGCACTCTTTGTGCTCCAAACAAAGTCTGTGTAAATTACTCTTGTACTGATTATGCTGTGCTAAAGTATGACTGCAAACCAGCAGAAATGTGTAATGGTAAAGGAGTTTGCAACAATTTTAGGCACTGCCATTGTGAGGCTGGCTATGCTCCCCCTGACTGCAGAGATCCAGGAGATGGTGGTAGTGTAGACAGTGGTCCACCTGGCAAACCAACTGAAATTCAAAGTGTAGGTCTAGGTGGTGGTTCTTTTCATCGTAGCATTCAGTTTAGAAATGTTGGCAAGCTAATTTTCAtactcccttcatttcttttaatattgttgttagttttaatattttacattaccCTCAGGGCTGTAAATGAGTCAGTAGAGACCCTAGGGCATACCTTGGAGGAAAGTTCAGAGGAAACCACTAGTGAGGGATTCTTAACGAAGTTTCTACCAGTGGGGCTACAGGAGGAGGAGTCAGAAGAGAAGGACCAGGAAGAGGAGGCCCCCCCACCGGAGGAGGCCCCCTTGCCGCTGCTGGAGGCTCCCCCCCCGCTGGAGGCAATGCTGCTGCCGCCGGAAGCCCCACCAACAGGAGAGCCAGCACCATAA